In the genome of Hyphobacterium sp. CCMP332, one region contains:
- a CDS encoding M56 family metallopeptidase — MNAIEFLNNLIPASVLGWAVIHTLWSGMLIWVLFLLGKNLFGRTTAFKYYWALGLQFLLFFSFSFAVFYELSFYNFENKGSINSEPAANIMASENLQNDSPFQITSLNESYIAELIEISTPFISVLWIIGALIMMMRFITNLMYIQNLKTTGIYEIENEWELKFKEILSKLRMKSKIRLFESDMIDSPLTLGFIKPVILVPIGMLSQIPYDQVEAILIHEIAHVKRADYLINVIQNIIEALVFFHPVTWILSTHIRTERENLCDDFSVHLQRNPIHLAKALVEIQRHSNHTPELALGSNNPKYVLRKRIERILNVEKNNSELTKSLIPVITLIIFILGLSLFQLSNRSEAGPDESGFLNMVSDLPFQEAYPPVPETTQMAMVEAPIQTIIQKKNKEISQQQVKVQPKINSSHSLLDHKNRNTFTMTLPGGDDEITIKKTSSDVKKIEIVFVDPRDIKKLKIDGKKIKEENFDDYVDLLNKEVFYSHGKNRNSNSFAYTYSDAEDNATVKVINSEPGRNEAIVSINSSPDDENVIVIKINGDDDQTRIIEIPDIDENFMEIQEDLEELFSDLDLDFEFEFEEKDEESDENDENKFTHRHLRQHRTETIEKNLEEAARALEQTSKKLEEKSKALQKELNAVEMQEVEEEIQEAIEEIQEEIENIQEKELKVKVKEKKIRAEAIAVEKTANEKGSKMSEMINELEQDGIIEEGIKKIKIAFEKGKMTVNGEVQNEEITRKYLDMFDIDESANIRYNKIED; from the coding sequence ATGAATGCGATAGAATTTTTAAATAATCTGATACCCGCCTCTGTTTTGGGTTGGGCCGTTATTCACACATTATGGTCAGGAATGCTCATATGGGTATTATTTTTATTAGGTAAAAACCTATTTGGCAGAACGACAGCATTTAAATATTACTGGGCTTTAGGCTTGCAATTTTTACTCTTCTTTTCCTTCTCCTTTGCTGTATTCTACGAGCTAAGTTTTTACAATTTTGAAAATAAGGGGTCGATAAATTCAGAACCTGCGGCCAATATTATGGCCAGTGAAAATTTACAAAATGACTCACCCTTTCAAATTACATCACTAAATGAATCATACATTGCTGAACTAATAGAAATAAGCACTCCTTTTATATCTGTTTTATGGATAATAGGCGCTCTCATAATGATGATGCGTTTTATTACCAATTTAATGTATATACAAAATCTGAAAACAACCGGAATTTATGAGATTGAAAATGAATGGGAATTAAAATTCAAAGAAATACTGTCCAAACTGCGAATGAAAAGCAAGATCCGTCTATTTGAGTCGGATATGATAGACTCCCCTTTAACCTTGGGATTTATTAAACCTGTGATCTTGGTTCCAATAGGTATGCTAAGTCAAATTCCTTATGATCAAGTAGAAGCCATATTAATTCATGAGATAGCACATGTAAAAAGAGCCGATTACCTGATAAATGTAATTCAGAACATTATAGAAGCTTTGGTTTTCTTTCACCCCGTTACCTGGATTCTATCAACGCATATAAGAACAGAAAGAGAAAATTTATGCGATGACTTTTCAGTGCATTTGCAAAGAAACCCCATTCACTTGGCCAAGGCTTTAGTAGAAATTCAAAGGCACTCCAACCATACTCCTGAACTTGCACTTGGAAGTAATAACCCAAAATACGTTTTGCGTAAACGAATTGAAAGAATTTTGAATGTTGAAAAAAACAATTCCGAATTAACAAAAAGTCTCATTCCGGTAATTACTTTGATCATTTTTATTCTGGGGCTTTCGTTATTTCAATTATCAAATCGGTCAGAGGCAGGACCCGATGAATCCGGTTTTCTAAATATGGTTTCAGATTTACCATTTCAGGAGGCGTACCCTCCGGTTCCTGAAACTACACAGATGGCCATGGTGGAAGCACCAATTCAAACGATAATTCAGAAAAAGAATAAAGAAATAAGCCAACAACAAGTAAAGGTCCAACCAAAAATAAACAGTTCGCATTCACTTCTGGATCATAAAAATAGAAATACATTTACTATGACCCTGCCCGGTGGAGATGATGAAATCACAATTAAAAAAACCAGCAGTGATGTCAAGAAAATTGAGATTGTTTTTGTTGATCCCAGAGATATAAAAAAATTGAAAATCGACGGTAAAAAAATTAAAGAAGAAAATTTTGATGACTACGTAGACTTATTGAATAAAGAGGTATTCTATTCGCACGGAAAAAACCGTAACTCCAATTCATTTGCCTATACCTATAGCGATGCTGAGGATAATGCCACAGTTAAAGTTATTAATTCCGAACCTGGCCGTAATGAAGCAATTGTTTCTATTAATAGCAGCCCTGATGATGAAAATGTTATTGTAATCAAGATTAACGGTGATGATGATCAAACCCGGATAATTGAAATACCTGATATAGATGAAAATTTTATGGAAATTCAGGAAGATCTGGAAGAGCTTTTTTCTGATTTGGATTTAGACTTCGAATTTGAATTCGAAGAAAAGGATGAAGAATCTGATGAAAATGATGAGAATAAATTTACCCATAGACATTTAAGACAACACAGAACCGAAACTATTGAAAAAAATCTCGAAGAAGCAGCCCGGGCTTTAGAGCAGACAAGTAAGAAACTTGAAGAAAAAAGTAAGGCGCTCCAAAAAGAGTTAAATGCAGTAGAAATGCAGGAAGTTGAAGAAGAGATTCAGGAAGCCATCGAAGAGATTCAAGAGGAAATTGAGAATATTCAAGAGAAAGAATTGAAAGTTAAAGTTAAAGAAAAGAAAATCAGAGCTGAAGCAATCGCAGTTGAAAAAACTGCTAATGAAAAAGGTTCGAAAATGTCAGAAATGATAAATGAACTGGAGCAAGATGGAATTATTGAGGAAGGGATTAAAAAAATTAAAATTGCATTTGAAAAAGGAAAAATGACAGTTAACGGAGAGGTGCAAAATG
- a CDS encoding BlaI/MecI/CopY family transcriptional regulator: MTEQKENKPTKSELEILQVLWKEEPLSVRDVNDILNKDRKVGYTTTLKIMQLMYEKSLLTRKNEGKKHIYFTNVNEQDIQKNMLDKFLNRTFNGSAYSLVMEALGNYRASKEELEAIKQLIEKIEGGQK; encoded by the coding sequence ATGACTGAGCAAAAAGAAAATAAGCCAACCAAGTCGGAGCTTGAAATTCTTCAGGTTTTATGGAAAGAAGAACCACTTTCTGTAAGAGATGTAAATGATATTTTAAATAAAGACCGGAAAGTTGGATATACAACTACCCTGAAAATCATGCAGTTGATGTATGAAAAATCGCTTTTGACAAGAAAAAATGAAGGAAAAAAGCACATTTATTTTACAAATGTCAATGAGCAGGATATTCAGAAAAACATGCTTGATAAATTTCTAAACCGCACATTCAATGGTTCAGCCTATTCATTAGTAATGGAGGCCCTTGGAAATTACAGAGCATCTAAAGAAGAATTGGAGGCAATTAAACAACTTATAGAAAAAATTGAAGGAGGTCAAAAATGA
- a CDS encoding phage holin family protein, producing MNMLIRLLVNALSVYLTAYLLSGVVIEDFLYAIGVAILLAIVNTVIRPILIILTIPITILSLGLFLLVINVFMIMLVDWMVDGFYVQNFWWALLFGIVMFFINVVLNSILGLEKE from the coding sequence ATAAATATGCTAATAAGATTACTTGTCAATGCACTTAGCGTTTATCTGACTGCTTATTTACTTAGTGGTGTAGTCATTGAAGATTTTCTCTATGCAATAGGAGTCGCGATTCTCCTGGCCATTGTCAATACTGTGATTCGTCCGATATTAATTATTTTGACAATTCCGATTACAATACTAAGCCTTGGACTATTTCTACTTGTCATAAATGTTTTCATGATAATGCTTGTGGATTGGATGGTGGATGGATTTTATGTTCAAAATTTCTGGTGGGCTCTTTTATTTGGGATTGTGATGTTTTTTATAAATGTCGTCCTGAACTCAATACTGGGTCTGGAAAAAGAATAG
- a CDS encoding DUF2911 domain-containing protein yields the protein MKKINLSVFLLFFLFIGGTAFAQKDKATRPSPPATAMNTVNGKNIKIDYSQPAVKDRVIWGELVPYEEVWRTGANEATTIEFSQDVSINGESVKAGKYSLFTVPNEDSWMVILNSEANQWGAYKYNEEKDVLRFKVKPQKIDKKSERLTFDVKESGKVSMMWDELMISFDVN from the coding sequence ATGAAAAAAATTAATCTAAGCGTATTTTTATTGTTCTTCTTATTTATTGGAGGAACGGCATTTGCACAAAAAGACAAAGCCACAAGGCCTAGTCCACCGGCTACGGCCATGAATACCGTCAATGGAAAAAATATTAAAATTGACTACAGTCAACCGGCGGTTAAAGACAGAGTAATTTGGGGTGAACTTGTTCCATATGAAGAAGTATGGAGAACAGGCGCTAATGAGGCTACAACAATTGAGTTTTCACAGGATGTATCAATTAATGGAGAATCTGTAAAAGCAGGAAAATATTCTCTTTTTACAGTTCCCAATGAAGACAGTTGGATGGTTATTCTTAATAGCGAAGCAAACCAGTGGGGTGCTTATAAATACAACGAAGAAAAAGATGTCCTAAGATTCAAAGTGAAACCACAAAAAATCGATAAGAAGTCGGAAAGATTGACATTCGATGTTAAGGAAAGCGGCAAAGTAAGCATGATGTGGGATGAACTTATGATTTCATTTGATGTAAACTAA
- a CDS encoding PA0069 family radical SAM protein, translating to MIRKNIKGRGSDIQLDNPFSTFSYSRDHVEGIDDWEDLNEATSFFKEAPKKILSKNNSPDIPFEWSINPYQGCEHGCVYCYARNSHNYWGFNAGLDFESKILIKEEAPALLKSEFESLKWNPAIVMLSGNTDCYQPVERKLKITRSLLRVFLQYRNPVGIITKNALVSRDADILEELASMNLCKVIFSITSLEESLRQKLEPRTSTIKKKWEAIDHLIAKKIPVGILIGPIIPGLNDHEMPEIIREAGKRGVGSVSYTMIRLNGQLNTLFESWLLRNFPERSDKILSQIRTAHNGNLNDSKFGRRMRGEGEWAETIKKLYKISLNKYLPVVKSFEPDLSKFRRNPNPGLFD from the coding sequence ATGATTAGAAAAAATATAAAAGGAAGAGGTTCAGACATTCAGTTAGACAATCCATTCTCAACATTTAGCTACAGCAGAGATCATGTTGAGGGTATTGATGATTGGGAAGACCTGAATGAAGCAACTTCTTTTTTTAAGGAAGCACCAAAAAAAATCTTATCAAAAAACAATAGTCCGGATATTCCCTTTGAATGGTCAATTAATCCCTATCAGGGCTGTGAGCATGGTTGCGTGTATTGTTATGCAAGGAATTCTCATAACTATTGGGGTTTTAATGCAGGTCTTGATTTTGAGTCTAAGATTCTAATAAAGGAGGAAGCTCCTGCTCTACTTAAGAGTGAATTTGAATCGCTTAAATGGAATCCGGCCATTGTGATGCTTTCAGGCAATACAGATTGTTATCAGCCTGTGGAAAGGAAATTGAAAATTACAAGATCGCTCTTAAGGGTATTTCTTCAATATCGCAACCCCGTTGGAATTATTACAAAAAATGCCTTGGTATCAAGAGATGCTGATATTCTTGAAGAGTTGGCATCCATGAATCTGTGCAAAGTGATTTTTTCTATAACATCCCTGGAGGAGAGTCTTAGGCAAAAACTTGAGCCAAGAACCTCCACGATAAAGAAAAAGTGGGAGGCAATCGACCATTTAATTGCAAAAAAAATCCCAGTTGGAATATTGATTGGTCCGATTATTCCGGGGCTGAATGATCATGAAATGCCCGAAATAATCCGGGAAGCAGGAAAGAGAGGTGTTGGAAGTGTTTCCTATACTATGATTCGTCTGAACGGTCAACTAAATACACTTTTTGAGTCCTGGTTGCTTCGGAATTTTCCGGAGCGCAGCGATAAGATTTTATCGCAAATTAGAACAGCCCACAATGGGAATTTAAACGATTCCAAATTCGGAAGACGTATGAGAGGGGAGGGTGAATGGGCGGAGACCATTAAAAAGCTTTATAAAATTTCTCTCAATAAATATCTGCCTGTCGTAAAAAGTTTTGAACCGGATTTAAGCAAATTTAGGAGAAATCCGAATCCCGGATTGTTTGATTAA
- a CDS encoding MBL fold metallo-hydrolase: protein MAELQVMGSGDAFGSGGKMQTCFWINWNKKNLLVDCGATSSVAIKSIGKKIEDIDVIFISHLHGDHIGGIPFILMELAYVAKDKNHRIEIFGPGGTKKRLQTLQNLLYPDSLRYTEAITEFREYSGADTWHDFSIETYDVQHSELSYPKGLRISHKGKIFAFSGDGEWSNNLLKLSDSAELFICECYNYQKTTPGHLNYLKLTEMYHLLSCKNIFLNHPGPELLDNIEKVEIPFLQDSQIIKF from the coding sequence ATGGCTGAATTGCAAGTAATGGGTTCCGGTGATGCATTTGGTAGTGGTGGAAAAATGCAGACCTGTTTTTGGATTAATTGGAACAAAAAAAACCTCTTGGTGGACTGTGGTGCGACAAGCTCTGTAGCCATTAAGTCAATTGGTAAAAAAATTGAGGATATCGATGTCATATTTATAAGCCATTTGCACGGCGACCATATAGGTGGAATACCCTTTATACTTATGGAATTGGCATATGTTGCAAAAGATAAAAATCACAGGATTGAGATATTCGGTCCTGGCGGAACCAAAAAACGGCTACAGACTTTGCAAAATTTACTTTATCCTGATTCACTGCGTTATACCGAAGCAATTACCGAGTTTAGAGAATACAGTGGAGCAGATACATGGCATGATTTTTCAATTGAGACTTATGATGTCCAACACTCGGAGTTGTCCTATCCAAAAGGGTTAAGAATTAGTCATAAGGGTAAAATATTTGCTTTTTCTGGAGATGGAGAATGGAGCAATAATCTATTGAAATTATCCGATTCTGCCGAACTCTTTATCTGCGAATGTTATAATTATCAAAAAACGACACCAGGTCATTTGAATTATTTAAAATTGACGGAAATGTATCATTTATTATCCTGTAAAAACATCTTTCTCAATCATCCGGGACCCGAACTTTTAGACAATATTGAAAAAGTTGAAATACCATTTCTTCAGGATTCCCAAATAATTAAATTTTAA
- a CDS encoding FAD-dependent oxidoreductase, whose product MDFDVIIIGAGMSGLTAANYLHGHDLKIKIFEAEPEVGGRVRSFVKNGFILDRGFQVFLPAYPEASRLLNYDDLDLKYFLNGAYILNRRKSYYLIDPIQRPSFLFNTLFKSGVSLKDKIKLFQLKQSLKNKSLDSVLKGNNRNTRQELARRKFDLKTITDFFQPFLSGIFLEKNLETNSAMFEFVIKMFNEYGAAVPAKGIAEIPKQLARNLTPGMIECSSRVKDIEKNKITLENGKSYSSRNIVIAIEGSSHLLDPFLPNRNSKYVSVSNYYFSSDKALIDEPILILNSDESALINNMCFISNVSGKYTPENKKLLSVTVLNKLETKVEDVIAELNNIMPDNEFNWQFIDSYHINYALPKQEKVKSSIPIKELNPKEGIYIAGDFALYGSLNSAMQSGREVADQLLKDLSLID is encoded by the coding sequence ATGGATTTTGATGTTATAATCATTGGGGCAGGAATGTCTGGGTTGACAGCAGCAAACTATTTGCACGGCCACGACTTGAAAATAAAAATATTTGAAGCAGAACCTGAAGTAGGTGGTAGAGTACGATCTTTTGTAAAGAATGGCTTTATTCTGGATCGCGGCTTTCAGGTTTTTTTACCTGCTTATCCAGAGGCTTCACGCTTATTGAATTATGATGACCTGGATTTAAAATACTTTTTAAATGGGGCCTATATTTTGAATAGGAGAAAATCCTATTATCTGATAGACCCTATCCAGAGACCTTCTTTTTTATTTAACACCTTATTTAAATCCGGTGTCAGTTTAAAAGATAAAATCAAATTATTTCAATTAAAACAATCATTAAAAAATAAAAGCCTAGACTCTGTTTTGAAGGGAAACAATCGAAATACCAGACAGGAATTGGCCCGCAGAAAATTTGATTTAAAAACAATTACAGATTTTTTTCAACCCTTCTTATCGGGGATATTTCTAGAAAAAAATTTAGAGACAAATTCTGCAATGTTTGAATTTGTAATAAAGATGTTTAATGAGTACGGAGCAGCAGTTCCGGCAAAAGGAATAGCTGAAATTCCAAAACAACTGGCGCGCAATTTGACACCGGGGATGATAGAATGTTCCAGTAGAGTCAAGGATATTGAAAAAAATAAAATTACACTTGAAAATGGCAAAAGCTATTCCTCAAGGAATATTGTCATTGCTATCGAAGGGAGTAGCCATCTTCTGGATCCATTTTTGCCAAATAGAAATTCAAAATACGTAAGTGTAAGCAATTATTACTTCTCATCTGACAAAGCCTTGATTGATGAACCAATACTTATTCTTAATTCGGATGAAAGTGCATTGATCAATAACATGTGTTTTATTTCCAATGTTTCAGGAAAATACACTCCTGAAAACAAAAAATTACTTTCAGTTACAGTTTTAAATAAGTTAGAGACAAAAGTAGAAGATGTTATTGCTGAGTTAAATAACATAATGCCGGATAATGAATTTAATTGGCAATTCATCGACAGTTATCATATTAATTACGCACTTCCCAAACAGGAAAAAGTAAAATCTTCAATACCAATAAAGGAATTAAACCCTAAGGAAGGTATTTATATCGCCGGGGATTTTGCCTTATACGGTTCTCTTAATTCAGCCATGCAATCGGGTAGAGAAGTGGCTGATCAATTACTGAAAGATTTAAGTTTAATCGATTAA
- a CDS encoding OsmC family protein — protein MNSENVQFTNKEGIQLSAKLDFPISGKVQHYAIFAHCFTCNKNLNAVRSISSAMTKNQIAVLRFDFTGLGDSEGDFSETNFSSNVNDIIAASEFLKKTYEKPELLIGHSLGGAGVLFAANAIESIKAIATIGAPSNPEHIKNLFTEKIEVIKKEGEAEVNIGGRSFKIKKQFLEDVNNTDYNFKNHKDQPAILIMHSPQDKIVGINNAREIYEKLMHPKSFITLDGSDHLISLKEDASYAGELIAKWALRYLNKKEIEVFKTHQSVAVRTHSDSFTTEIVSGKHTMIADEPKDVGGDDLGPSPYELLLSALGTCTSMTLKLYLDKKGWKYRNIEVHLSHKHNHSEDAKNPENPSGKIDEIERDVKVEGDFTKEQRNKIIEIADKCPVHRTLHSPTVINSRWWD, from the coding sequence ATGAATTCAGAAAATGTTCAATTTACCAATAAAGAAGGCATTCAATTATCCGCCAAATTAGACTTTCCAATAAGCGGTAAGGTGCAACATTATGCAATTTTCGCCCATTGCTTTACCTGTAATAAAAACCTGAATGCCGTTAGAAGTATCAGCAGTGCAATGACAAAAAATCAGATTGCTGTATTGCGTTTTGATTTCACAGGTCTTGGAGATAGTGAAGGGGATTTTTCTGAGACAAATTTTAGCTCCAATGTCAATGATATCATTGCCGCCTCAGAATTTCTTAAAAAGACCTATGAAAAACCGGAGCTACTCATTGGGCATTCTCTTGGCGGTGCAGGAGTATTGTTTGCAGCCAATGCCATTGAATCAATCAAGGCAATTGCCACTATTGGAGCACCATCTAATCCGGAACATATAAAGAACTTGTTCACCGAAAAAATTGAAGTAATTAAAAAAGAAGGAGAAGCCGAGGTAAATATTGGAGGCCGTTCATTTAAAATAAAAAAGCAATTCCTGGAAGATGTTAACAACACAGATTACAATTTCAAAAATCATAAAGATCAGCCTGCAATATTAATTATGCATTCGCCACAGGACAAAATTGTGGGTATCAATAATGCCAGGGAAATCTACGAAAAACTGATGCACCCAAAAAGCTTTATCACTCTTGATGGTTCAGACCATTTAATATCATTAAAAGAGGATGCTAGTTATGCAGGAGAGTTAATTGCAAAATGGGCACTACGATATTTGAACAAAAAAGAAATAGAAGTCTTTAAAACACATCAGTCAGTAGCTGTCAGAACTCATTCCGATAGTTTTACAACAGAGATTGTAAGCGGAAAACATACAATGATTGCCGACGAACCAAAAGATGTGGGTGGCGATGATCTCGGCCCTTCCCCCTATGAATTGCTCTTATCTGCACTTGGTACTTGTACATCGATGACGTTAAAATTGTACCTAGATAAAAAAGGATGGAAATACAGAAATATTGAAGTACATCTCAGCCACAAGCATAACCATTCAGAAGATGCTAAAAATCCTGAAAACCCAAGCGGGAAAATTGATGAAATCGAAAGAGATGTAAAAGTTGAAGGAGATTTTACAAAGGAACAAAGAAACAAGATCATTGAAATTGCAGACAAATGTCCGGTACATCGAACTTTGCATTCACCAACCGTAATAAATAGTCGCTGGTGGGATTAA
- a CDS encoding sodium:proton antiporter yields MGILQIITILIILAALFTFINISILKLPSTIGLMLLALGLSFTVVIFGYFFPGITEIAVNIMEFDFSYVLLNVMLSFLLFAGALHIDLSKLAEEKWSILTLATLGVLISTFITGSIVYLVLPYLGLHISYIHCLLFGALISPTDPIAVLAMVKKNPIAKNLEIKIAGESLFNDGIGVVVFLTILHIARSGSDVFDPFSALALFGQEVIGGIALGMALGLLGFWLLKIVDNDHVELEVLITLSMVMGGAQLAEIFHVSGPLGMVVMGIIVGNEGRSEALSNVTGEYVYKFWHLIDEALNAILFILIGLEMIIITFRFDFFVAGLFAIQIVLLSRWVGVGLPIAFMSLSRKFEKNTITILTWGGLRGGISVALALSLPKSLESKDMIVAITYSVVLFSILVQGLTIRNFFNPLRSAENSEIEEV; encoded by the coding sequence ATGGGTATACTTCAGATTATCACGATTTTAATTATTCTGGCAGCCCTGTTTACATTTATCAATATATCCATTCTTAAGCTACCTTCCACGATTGGCCTAATGCTTTTAGCGCTTGGGCTTTCCTTTACCGTGGTAATATTTGGGTATTTCTTTCCCGGAATTACAGAAATAGCTGTAAACATTATGGAATTCGATTTTTCCTATGTTTTGCTCAATGTAATGCTGAGTTTTCTACTTTTTGCCGGGGCATTGCATATTGATTTGAGCAAACTCGCAGAAGAAAAATGGTCCATACTGACTCTGGCTACCCTTGGAGTATTGATATCTACATTTATAACCGGAAGCATTGTTTATCTGGTTTTACCTTATCTCGGATTGCATATTTCCTATATCCACTGTTTGCTTTTTGGAGCCTTAATTTCTCCAACTGATCCTATTGCAGTATTGGCAATGGTTAAAAAAAACCCAATCGCTAAAAATCTTGAAATTAAAATTGCCGGTGAATCACTTTTTAATGATGGCATCGGTGTGGTTGTGTTTTTAACTATTCTGCATATTGCAAGAAGTGGTTCTGATGTATTTGACCCATTTTCCGCTTTGGCTCTTTTTGGACAAGAGGTGATTGGCGGTATTGCACTGGGAATGGCCTTGGGTTTATTGGGATTTTGGTTATTAAAAATTGTGGACAATGACCATGTTGAATTGGAAGTCTTAATTACACTTTCGATGGTCATGGGAGGAGCTCAATTGGCTGAAATATTTCATGTTAGCGGTCCTCTTGGCATGGTGGTTATGGGGATCATTGTTGGTAATGAAGGAAGAAGTGAGGCTCTTTCAAATGTAACCGGTGAATACGTTTACAAATTCTGGCATTTGATAGATGAAGCCCTGAATGCCATTCTATTTATTTTAATAGGCCTTGAGATGATTATAATTACATTTCGTTTTGACTTTTTTGTTGCCGGCCTTTTTGCAATCCAAATTGTATTATTATCGAGGTGGGTTGGTGTAGGTTTACCAATTGCTTTCATGAGTTTGAGTCGAAAATTTGAAAAAAACACAATAACCATTTTAACCTGGGGTGGACTAAGAGGAGGTATTTCCGTTGCTCTGGCTCTTTCTCTACCTAAATCGCTGGAAAGTAAGGATATGATCGTTGCCATAACCTATAGCGTTGTTTTATTTTCTATTCTTGTTCAGGGCTTAACAATCCGAAACTTTTTTAATCCTTTAAGATCTGCAGAAAACAGTGAAATAGAAGAAGTATAG
- a CDS encoding flippase, whose amino-acid sequence MLSTTYGASEVGYFALSFTAIQLFSIIARSGLGIGMFKEISYSRNTKKGIRYLQIRSTLFISIASAVILGLVFMIKPLVFQYAFSSDTMAAYVMTFLLSLPFYTLMFFNGEIHRAKKRYGLFAIFQNFGMYLLLSIYMLIQKFNGLGAFDNLVVYFIISLSVLALLSFWGTFNHSEREFKKENRNFRGLLSDSIPIGVSSLCFFLMSYFDGIVIGQFYSETEVGTYAIAFKIALLGSFILISINSALGPRITELASLKKEDLLFKELRKTTQMGFWATVPLIIITLLIPEQILGVFGEEFQSAAIPLIILMIGQIFNTLNGPTGIVLQLTGHQKVFKNIILVSSIINIVLNYLLIPLYGLVGAAIANSFSLILWNIWCTIIIKQLFGKSFFYLPFFQR is encoded by the coding sequence TTGCTGTCAACTACTTATGGTGCTTCTGAAGTTGGGTATTTCGCACTTTCATTTACTGCCATCCAGTTATTTTCAATCATTGCAAGAAGTGGTCTTGGAATTGGAATGTTTAAGGAAATTAGTTATTCAAGAAATACAAAAAAAGGAATAAGGTATCTTCAGATCCGATCTACACTTTTTATTAGCATTGCTTCTGCAGTAATTCTGGGATTGGTCTTTATGATCAAACCTTTAGTGTTTCAATATGCTTTTTCTTCCGATACAATGGCGGCATATGTGATGACTTTTTTGCTCTCTCTACCATTTTACACGCTCATGTTTTTTAATGGTGAAATCCACAGAGCAAAAAAACGTTATGGCCTTTTTGCAATTTTTCAAAATTTTGGCATGTATTTACTTTTAAGTATTTACATGCTAATTCAAAAGTTTAATGGATTGGGGGCTTTTGATAATTTGGTTGTTTACTTTATTATTTCGCTTTCGGTTCTTGCACTTTTAAGTTTTTGGGGAACATTTAATCATTCAGAAAGGGAGTTTAAAAAGGAAAATAGAAATTTTAGAGGATTATTGTCTGACTCTATTCCAATTGGTGTTTCTTCTCTTTGTTTTTTTCTGATGAGTTATTTTGATGGAATAGTAATCGGTCAGTTTTACAGCGAAACTGAGGTAGGTACATATGCAATTGCTTTCAAAATAGCGCTGCTAGGTAGTTTTATTCTCATTTCCATTAATTCGGCGCTTGGGCCAAGAATTACAGAACTCGCTTCATTGAAAAAAGAGGATTTATTATTTAAAGAACTAAGAAAGACAACCCAAATGGGTTTTTGGGCTACTGTACCTTTGATTATAATTACTTTGTTAATTCCTGAACAAATATTGGGAGTGTTTGGAGAAGAATTTCAATCAGCTGCCATTCCCCTAATTATATTAATGATTGGTCAGATATTTAACACTTTGAACGGACCAACAGGTATTGTATTACAGCTGACAGGTCATCAAAAGGTATTTAAGAATATAATTTTAGTTTCTTCAATAATAAATATTGTGCTCAACTATTTATTAATTCCATTGTATGGTTTGGTAGGTGCTGCCATTGCAAATAGCTTCAGTTTGATTTTATGGAATATTTGGTGTACAATAATCATAAAACAACTTTTTGGTAAGTCTTTTTTCTATTTACCTTTCTTCCAAAGATGA